DNA from Vibrio japonicus:
CGCGACAAACAACCAAGGATAATTGAGCATGACCGCTGCAATGCCGAGTACTGCGGCTACCGCAACCAAACCTACGCCGACCAGTTCACCTGCCATCATCCACAGAGTGCGTTTGTACCCCACACTCATCCCAAGCGTAAGAGCAAGTGTCATACACATCCCGGGGGTGATAGACACAAAGAAAAAGGTTGGGATAAACATCCCTAGTAATGCGGTATTCATTGGCTCACAGAGTTTCGAGTTATTGATTGTAAAATCAGATTATCACGGATTGTTGGAATCGGGTGATGAAAAATTAGGAGAGATAACATTTACGTGCTTTATGCGGTAAAACAGATAAATGGGAACGTGGCGGACGCAGATGAATTTAGATGAGTAAGGGCGCTGTGCGCCCTCAATATTGACTATATACGCTACTTGGCAGCGTGGAGAATCCTCCCGTGAAGCCCATCTTTCATCGCAGCACGATCATGCTTCATTTGCAGCATCGCTGCGTCACTCACCGGGGAATCCCTCAGTTCGAGTTTGCGTATTTCTTGATCCAGTAAATCATACTGTTTCATGTCGCTCATAAACGCGGCATCAGACCTAGAAAGCGATTTGATCGTATCTTGATGTTCAGGAAATTCACTTAACAGAGAATGATCTTCACCTAACATAGTAACCCCTTCATTAGCTCATTGTGGACCATTAAAAAGACGGTTCTTTGAACAATTTTAGCACTTTCAAAAGAATTCACATGTGAACTCAACTTCGGCTCGCTTTACTCACCAATAAAACGAACGCTATTTCCGCTTCTATACGCGCCAGTAAACGGTAACGCCAAGTTTAATAAAAGCCATTTTGATGAATGAGAACAACGGGTATCGGTGTAGAAACCATCGCCATATTAAGGTAGCATTGCCGACCTTTTTTCATACGTAGGAGGTTTTATGTTTATCGGATTCGACTATGGTACAGCTAACTGTTCCGTGGCAATGATGGAGCAAGGAGAGCCAAGACTTTTAACGCTCGAAAATGACGGTATCTATATTCCTTCGACACTGGCGGCTCCTACACGTGAATCCGTTGCTGAATACCTGTTTAAGTTTCGTGATATCAAACCGCTCGACAGCGTTGGTGAACAAGTTCTTCGCCGAGCAATTGCTTTAAACAGAGAAGAATGTATTGATCTAGAAGCATCGGATCTCGCATTTGGGCACTCAGCCTTAGATCTTTATCTTCAAGATCCTAGCGAAACCTATTACGTAAAATCACCGAAGTCTTTCCTTGGTGCATCTGGTTTACGAGATGTTCAGGTCAGTTTCTTTGAAGATCTGGTTTGCGCCATGATGGACAACATCAAACGAAATGCGGAAACCGATGCGCAAGCGTGCATCACCGATACAGTGATTGGTCGCCCTGTTAACTTTCATGGCCGAGACAGTGAAGCTGCAAACCAGCAAGCAGAAAACATATTACTCAAAGCCGCTAAACGGGCAGGCTTTAAAAACATTGAGTTCCAATTTGAACCTGTTGCTGCCGGACTAGAATATGAAGCGACACTGACCGAGAACAAAACCGTTCTTGTCGTCGATATCGGTGGTGGTACTACAGACTGCTCATTAATCGAGATGGGTCCACGCTGGCGAGGCCAATCGAACAGAGCACAAAGCTTACTCGCACATAGCGGTCAACGCGTGGGTGGTAACGATCTCGACATTGCATTGGCATTTAAACAGCTCATGACGCCATTTGGTCTTGGTAGTAAAACCACAGCAAACATAGCGATGCCGCATATCCAATTTTGGAATCCGATTGCGATTAACAGCGTAGACGCTCAAGCTGACTTCTATTCTCGCTCTAACTTGGCAACGCTAAATCAACTGAAAAAAGAAGCACAAGAGCCCGAAAAGCTGGCAAGATTATTAGAAGTATTTCATGAGACACTGGGCTATAGCATCGTACGACATGCTGAAGAAGCTAAAATAGCGCTGTCTGAACACCCGCAATATAGCGTTGTCATGAACCTGCTCTCAGAGCAATTAGAAGTTGATATTCACTTCGAAGACATGATCAACGCGATAGAGTCTCCAAAACAAAAAATGGCTGAGTTAGTCAAAGAAGCGGTTATGCAAGGTCGCGTTCAACCCGACGCGATATTTATGACAGGAGGCTCGGCACGCTCTCCTATCTTACGTAGCGCTGTTCAGGAAACACTACCCAATATTCCCGTCGTGAGTGGTAATTACTTCGGTTCGGTGACCGCAGGCTTAGCGCGCTGGGCAGAGGTTTGTTTTAAATAGCACTAACAAAATCTAACCAAGTTTAAAAAAGCCAGTCGCGTATACGACTGGCTTTTTGTTATGAGATGGTTTTGCCCAAAACATCTTAACTTCTTTTGGTTCTGAGCCAGAAAAACAGCGATAAAAAAGGGCAACTGAATGCCCTTTATTTAGAAGTTAACGGATATCGCTAAGAAGCATCGGTTTACCAAAACCTAATAGCCTCGCATTACTTTGCTCAAAGTAGCTCTTCCAGAACGATTCTAGGTGGTTCATTTTTTGAGCTGAGACGTACTGATTGCTACTTGGAATAACACCGGTGCCAACAACGTAAACATCAGCTGCATTGAAGTTTGCGAACATTTGTGCAGAAGACACTTTTTGAATTTCACTTTGTGCATCAATGACACGGGTGCGGTTATTTTTGTAGAAAGAGGTAATATCCGAGTTTTCAAGCATGTCACTAATTAGCAGCACAACCTTACGTTTAGCGTCAGAGTTACCTAATACTTGGTTGCTGATATCACTCAAAGTCCCGATCAGTTCTGTGTTGGTTGGTTTGTCCTGTGGCTCAAATGCGCCTTTAAGACCAATACCTACTTTGCTGATCATAAACTTGTGCTGCTTATCCAAGCATTTATCAAACGCTTTAAGTGCAGACTTTTTGATGTAGTTTCGGTTATCTTGGCTAAGTGGTGCATCCAGTTGGCCTTTAAACACAACTTTTGTGTAGCTATCTTGAGCAAAAGAGGAAAACTCAACAAGCTGGACTTTGTCACCTGGTTGGATAAAACGTGTCAGACTTTTATAAAGCTCTGATTTAATATCCTGAGCCAGAGAGTGTGCCATCGTCTTATCAATCAGGATAACCAGTTCTCTCTCGCTAGGTAACTGATAATACTCAGACGAGATATCCGCACTACAGCTTGGTACGTCATTACGAACAACGGCTGCATTAGCAAAGTGGCTGCTTAACGCCACTGCAGTTAGAAAAATCTTTGTTACTAATTTCATAATTTATCTTCTCAAGACATCGCTTGTTGCTGAAGGCGAGCTAAACGCTCCTGAGGGGTTTCAGCTTTTGGCTCGTTATTGATTGCTTTAAGTGCAGCTACGATTTGCTCATCTGTTAAGCCATCCAGTTCGTTCGCTTTCACTTTCTCGATGATATCTGCGTCAGTTAATCCCGTTTCAATGGCGACAACGCTAGGCTGAGCCTCTTGCACAACTGGTGATTCCGCAGCGGCTGTTACTGTTTTCGCAACCGGCGCTTGAGCTTGAATCACTTCTGGTGTCTGCTGGTTTTGCAGTTCACGCAACTTATAGTAATTGATAAAGGTACGAGCAGAAGGCTTGTTCGCAGCGTTCAAAATATTCTTATCACCTGCTAGCTTACGCGCGCTGATTGCAAGTTTGCTCTGCAAGTGGGAGAGTACGCTCTGTGCAACACGTTCAACACCAGCGCGTTTTGCAGCATGGTAATCAAGATACGCATTTAAGTTTGAGAACTTATGCGTCGCTTTGTATGCCTTTGATGACTCTTTTCCAGAGAATGTCGTCTTGAACCCTAGGAAAATACTGATCGCTTGCATCGCTACAAAAATGACAGCCAGGATAATGAATGTCATCCAACCGCCACGTTTATGCGCCTGGATCGCATCACGAAACGCAGCATCGTCTGCTTCGTCGTTATAGCTAGTAAGCTCTGCTGGTGGCGCATCCGCAAATGGGTCTTCAATTGAGAATGTTGAACCCATTCCGTCTTGCGTACGACCACTGATTTCTTCAATGGCTAACTTCTCTAACACCTGACCACGTACATACGTCGCACCAATACCAACGATAGCAATCACAACGACCGTCAAAATGCTCATTGTCCATGATTTACTGAAGTCAGCATTCGTTTTCGCAAGTCGGTTAGCAATCTGTTTCCAGCTTGGTTGATTGTCATCTAACTCGTTCGTTTTCGTTGTTAGACCAACTAACTGATCCGTTTCAACATACGCTTCTGTAACAGTTTCGTCGTGACCCCAACGTAAACGCACCTTGCCGATCTGTTGGTTACGATATATCTCACCACCCATGGCGTGAGTTAAGAAAACCAAAATCATACTTAGTACAATAGCAATCGCGATAGCGCCCTGAACCTGAATCGCTTCACTTCCATCTTGAATAGTGAATCCTGCAAGAATGTAAGCAAAACCCGCAGCTTCGATCACAACCAAAATTGATAAGCCAAGCCAGATGTACCAGCTCATTGGTTTGATGCCTGTATCACCGACTTTATTCAGGTAACGAGCAGATTGTTCGTAGTGATATTCATCTGCGTTACAATCATCAAAATAAGGAAGGAAGCTATTACAAACTTCACGTTCCGAATTAAACCAATTTTGGTCATCCATACCAAAGCGTTTACTCAAACGCGCGTTTTTACCAATAAGTGGGAAACGGTAGTAATACGCCTTTAAATGTAAATTAATGGCAGCCCTGTTATTAAAATAGATAATGACCGCTAAAACTGCGGATACAATACCTGTAACCAGCAGTCTATTAAGTAGAAGCCAACTTGTTAATTCATTCATGATTATGCTTTTCCTGGTTTGTAATCAGCCATCATCAAACCCTTAGGGCCTTGATAATAGATTTTTCCTGCGAACGCGTTGAACGTTCCATTTTTATGTTTTTTATCTACCGCAATATCAATACATTTAATTGGGTAGTTTTTATCCTTAATAAACGCACGATAAATAACCCCTTCAGATCCATTGTAGATATTTACATCTACCATTTTCGCGGTCTTCATTGGTTTTGCTTGTCTATTTGAGGAATAATTTTTATAAACGGATATGGTTGGGTTTTCAGTAATATCTAAAGTACTTCGATCAACGGCTAAAGGCGCCATGCCGATACCATGTTCATTAACCTTACCCCACCAAGCCGTTCGGTTCATGCCTGGTAAATAATCGGTCGTGCTTAGCGTTTTCTCGCTGACTTTATAAAGAGATGTGGTGACGCTTGGTTCATCATAAACACACGATGTTTCTTCCAATGCGCCCGCTACTGCCTGACCAATAATGGAAAAGCTATTGGTTTCTTTCGCACCAATATAAGCAAATAAGTTGTCCTCATTGCCTTGGTATATTGCACCACCGAAATCGATAAACTGTCTGCTGTTTACGCTTCTTACGTTATCTTTGGCAATCACGTCGCTCACAGCTTTTGCGCTAACAGAAGACTTACCTTGACCGCTTGCGACCTGTTCTCTAACCGTGCTGCTTTTTTTCGCAATATTGTCTGTTGTGCGGATTTTTGCGTAGCTAGGTTCAGATGCCTTGTACTTCACATAATTGGTCACGTACTCTGGTTTGTTCGATAGCGTGACAACCTCAATACGTCGGTTATCAGCACGCCCCGCAGTGGTTGTATTCGACGCAATCGGCTGTGATTCGCCAGCACCATAGATATAGATGTTCTCTTGAGGGATGCCATTTCGAATTAACTCTTCCGCGACACTCCTTGCACGTTTAAGTGAGACATCAGCATTAACCTTAGCAGACCCCGTATTATCGGTGTGACCGACAATCAATACCGCGCTGTCACTTGTCTTAACCGTTTCGGCGTAGTTGCTAAAAAAGCGTTTATGTTTTTGGCTTGAAATAGACGTTTGACCTGTGCGAAAAATATCGCCTTTAACCGTCGCGGATAAGCCGACTATTTCTGACTTTCCAACTACATGTTCGATTTTTTCTTTTTGACCCGAATTCTCTGCCGCAATAATGGCTTTTGACTGGACCGCCACCATGCTCTCGACACCATCGCCTTCGGCCGCACCAATACGCTCAAACTCAACATCTACACCCTGCTTTTGAGCAGCTTCAGCGAGTTTTGCTTCTCGCTGTGCCCAGTAGTAACCTAGGGAACATCCAACCAATGCACCAACACCCGCTCCTATCCATGCTCCCTCATTTCCACCAATCACTTTACCTGCCAAGCCACCGACAATCAGGCCACCGGCACAACCGATCATTGTTCCGGTACTAATACCACCATAATCACCTGTCGTTGAACAACTTGTTGCAGCGAGAGAAAAGCTAACTGCAATAGCGATTTTTTTATAGTTCTGCATTTTTTCCTACCATGCACGTATATTTAATATTATTTTTTCTGTCATTTGCCCAATTTAAAAAATAACCATCTTGTATTTGCTCTATTTTTAATTCTTGGACAAAACCACTTTGTTTTTCTTTCAGCTGATAAACCCAGGTATTATTTTGGTCAGACGCACCAATAATAGAAAAACGATACCGAATTGACTCCGGCATACCGAGCTCTCTCAGCGGTTCATTAAAAGAGGTTTCTAACGTGATTTCTTTAAGTTCAACAGTGAAATTAAACGTTGTAACCTCTTGGCCGGAACGTATTTCACCAAGAAAAGAGTGACAAGGAGGCAGAGAATAGTTTGGAAAAAAATAAAACCCTGCCGCAACAGTTACCATTGCAACTGAAGGTATGAAGATAAATTTGTATCGCATAGGTGTTCTTCGCCCAGTTACCTCAAGACAAGAACATTAAGATAGGTACTTACGGTAATATTAAGATAATTTCCCACAGTAATAGACCCCTAACCAATTCATTCTTTAAATACAATATATTATTAAAATTATTTTGGTCATTATTGCAAATGAGAAACTGAATGTATAGATAGCGTTTTCACATATCACGTATACATATGTGAATTTCTTCTAACTAAAATCACAAATTTGACTTCGCAGATTTGATCTTTATTCAATTTCTTAGACATTACGGTTGCCAAGTTTGGGGATCAGTTTTTTTTGATACGTGAGTTGACGCTAAACCATTGCCCATTGAAACTTTCACATAAATACAATTTATATTTTCGGTCGGAAGATTAAGAACGATTTGTGTAACCAGATGTCGTTGATATTGGCGGATTAAGCCCACTTACGGTGTTTTAAGAAGGAATAAATTTAGTGATTAGAGGAGCGCTGATAAGCACAACACGCTTGGTCGAAAATACTAAGCGTGTTGCAAGGTTAAACATCTTCAGCGTCAAAAGCTTCATCTTCAAGCATTGAACGGCACTCAATCTCGTACTGATTGAATGAAAAAATGCTGGCTCCATGAACACGCTTGGTTGTTATTTTCTCATCACCAAATTGCACCGTTACATGAGTAAAGACTTTGCTGGTGGCTTCAATTTTTGCCTCAGCAAGCGCATCGTTAAGATCCGCCTGATTCACATCTCTCGCCAGTTTCGCCGCTTCAAGCTGGGTACTTGCTTCTAACTTTTGCGATTCTAACTTTTCTTCTTGCTCAGGCTCACGTTCAGATTTAGGCACTTTCTTCAGCTCTAATTCCTGACGTACGAGCGACATCGTCTCTTCCTGCGCAAGAGTATAGTTTTCCTTTAATTTAACCTGACGTTCACGATGCTTGTGAAAATGAGCGAACGCCTCAACGTGAGTTGCTGTATCACCTTCAACGCCCAATTCGACACAGGTCACTGACCCACCCACTTTTGCGTGCCCGCCACTTAGTGTTCCTTTCTTCCCAGTGGAGTTAGAAACAACAAGATCTTTTCCACAACGCACTTCGCTGTTCATACAGTGAACTTGAAGCTGAATATTTTCCGCCGCTTGCAGTTCGCAAAACTGAGCATACTTGGCATGGATTGAACCACCGGATTTTACAATGCAGCTTTTCGGCTCTCCTTCAGACACATTGTGGCCAATGATTCCTTTTGCAACGTTAATATCGCCTTTTGCTTGCACATTCGCGGATTCAATAAACCCACCTACCGATATGTTTCCGGTTGCTCGAACAATCATATCGGATTCGATATTCCCCAGAACAACCACATCACCTTTAAACTTAACGTGCCCCGTTGCAACACCTACATTGGGTAAACAGATCGCCTCAGTGACATCAACGCTACGATCATGAATAACAGGCATACCCGACGCCGTCGCAATCAGTAAGTTCGGATTGTCTTGAGATATTTTCGAGCCTTTTCCTTCCTTGAGAATACAATCTCTGCCTGCCTTGGCTGGAATAACACGTCCTAAAACGGTTGAGCCGGGTTCCCCAGCTGTTGCGGGAATTCTTTCCATTAATGGTTCGTCTACCGCAACACTGATCATTTCGCCCAAGTTGAGCATGTCTATCTTGCCACTCGTTTTTTTCTCTTTCGGGGCAAGAATCTGTTTGGTCGGATCCTTTACCAAGGGTTTCAACAGAGTATCCTTTCCATTGATAGGATGTTTGCCTCGAGCCACCGGCTGCGAGAATGTTTCGCCAGGTTTTAGGGTATGGCTCATAACTAGGACTTTTTTTAGTGCTAGTTTGTTAATTCCCTTCACAACATGAGAATCGGCAAGTGCACTAACAATCTGGTGACCAACAAGCGGGTTGCCTTTATAAGCGCCAGTGATAACCATGGTGGCTAGCATGTCGTTTTCAGAAATAACGATTTCAAGTTCTACGTCTTTCACTTCGGCGATTTGGATTCCATGGTAGGCTTCGCTTTTACGAGCCTTTGCCAGTTTCAAAAATCTCTCTGCCTCATCTGACGATACGAAATAGTCTTCTGCGCCTATACTGCTCAACGCAACACCGAGTCCTTGTGTGTCTAGGTTACTTTCTATTTCTGTTTGAGGATCTAACTTCGCAATCACTCTGCGTTTATCCTCGGATAATTCCAGCAACGTTTCCCACATATACCACTAACCCATTAACAGCCTGTCTAGATTAAGTGTATTCAATTTTTGTTACTTACTAAATCGAAAGTACTACAAATTAGAGCGCAGTCACTGAATAGGATTGTACTTTCAACAGAGCTCAGAAATGCCCGTTAAAGGTGATTTGTAAACTGTTTTTGGATTTACACTGTAAAACCTGTAAATGATTTTACAGTGTAAATTGGTGTACTTAGCGAGGAGTACTGGTTTGTGTTTTACAGTGTAAATTAGAGTACGCGATAATTGGTGAGAGCAGAACACTTAAATCTGAACGGAGCTGCTGTTCAACTTGCTTTCTACCCGCCAACGAAAACTCTCTTGCACACTGCTCCCAGCTATATTGCTGTATCAACTTTCGAATAACTAGGTCACTGGCGGAATTAATCAATACGGGACAAGACTTCCAGTAGCTATCTAACATCGGTGCAACGCTATCAAAACTTGCACCGCCCAACGTGTAGTTCTCTACAAGTGGAATAAAATGAGTATGCGCAACTTCCGAATTGTCGCCATCGACCAACGCACGTACCAAGTCTATCTCTAAGTCTTGAAACAGAGAAGAAAGAGAGAAATGCATAAACTGGCGGAAGTAGCATTTCACATGATTCAGCCAAGTATCCTGTGCTGATACCATAATTAAAGAATGCGTGCCGCTAGACTGCTCTCGAGTGCTGCCCAATTTGACTGGCGTAAAGCCGCATTTTTTCCAGAACGACACTAACTCGCTCGTTGCTCCAAAACTCGTGGAATAGAAATCCGCAGAGCTTATCTCTTTAAGCTGACTCAATAGCCGCTCCCCTACCCCTTGGTTTTGTCTCTGAGGATGAACAGCTATTCTCATTATGCGTATACTGCTCAGGCGAGCTGCATCGGCAACACCCAGCTGATTGGCTAACGTGGTCGCAACAAGGTGCCCTTTTGGACGACGTTTTCCTAGCTGTATCTGGGCGATCGTATCAGAATCTAGCCCGCCCTCTTGAACCGTTAGAATGCAACCGACGCAAATGTCTCCAGCAAAAGCCGCGTAAAGCTGTATTGTTTCGTCAGCAAGTAGAAGCATCAAATCATTGGGGGAAGTCTGATAATGGGCGTTCACCAACAACGCAAAGCAAGAACGCAACTTTTGAGGTTGTTCAAATAACTGCTGCTTGCTGATGTGGTTCAAAGAGATATCACTTGTATCTGTAGAACCCAACTCATCGAGTTCTGCATCTAAAAGAAACGAATCAAAATGCCAATCTTCTAATGGGTCAGAAACGTTCCAGCGAATCGGTTGATCGAGGTGGATGTGGTTATAGCCAGGTCGATGTTTCGCAAGCCAAGCTTGAAATTTAAGAGTGAATCCTCGACCGCACCCTTCGTATCCGTGAACCGTTGTAGAGAATACTGCTCGGTGATAATGATCGACCATTTTTTTCAGCATAGGAATAGGGATGGCTGATGCTTCATCAACAAAAATGCAGTCACAGTATGGCGTGGAACGTAGTAATTCATCGGGTGCGACAAACTCTAGAATGGAGCCTTCAAAACGGATTTTGTTTTTCTCGCCTATTGCTTGTGGTAATAGACGAAGCGCATGTTCGAACACTGGCTGAATAGTAGCAATGCTTGGCGCAGTGACAATAATATGCATCGTTCGACTTTGCATAAGTTGAGCGGCTGCGATTCCGAGTGCACTGCTCTTCCCTCGCCCTCTATCCGCTGTAATAACGAGAGGACGTTTTCGACGACCTTCGATAACTTTTCTGACGCCTTCTACGGCTCGATTTTGTTGTGCGTAAGGTTCTAAACTGGAGGGACGGCAATTAGGGACCTTGGGTAGCGCTTCGTGTTGCCTAACAACGACTAACTTTTCTAATGCACGATCTAACCATTGCTCATCGAAGGAACATGAAGGCGAGCAGTTAGGCAGAATGACCACGAGCCCTCCCCCAACAACACACCCAATTGCAGCGCTAAAACTATTGGCGTCAAAACCTTCACTAAGATCGCAAATAAGAAGCTGGCACTCTTGTCCCAATAACTGCTGACCTTTTGAAATAGCCACTCCCTTTGTGGTGAAAGAAAGCACCTCACCACCTAGCTGGAAGATATGACTACCGATTTTTTCATTCGCAAGCTGCTTGAGCCATTCTAATTGCCACTCCCTATCCCCGCGTAAAACAACGCCGTAGCGATGATGATCAGCGGAGGCCGCACTGAAAAGCTGGTGAATGTATTTTTGGGTGACAACCATGATGAACTCAAACGAAATATAAAGTATGAAGAGCAATATTATGGCATAAAAAAAGCCGCTCTCGGCGGCTTTTGATATCTGTCTGGGATAAGTAACTACTTAAGCTTACTCGAAACGAAATCGAGAATTTCTTGCATAAGTAACTCATCGACTTTCTTGAGATTCAAAGACAAATCGTTTCCTTTGCGAACATAGCTTGCTCGACCTTTCACTAAATCTGTTTTAGAGACCGTCTTTGCTTTGCTCGGAGCCAGTTCTTCAATCCACGCTTCGATTGTTTCTGTCACATCCTTCGTAATGCGAGCTACACCTTGCGCCGAACTACGCTGCCAAACAAAGCCATCATCTGACTCGCATTTTCCTAGTAGTACAGAACGCTTTTCATCATTTAATGTATTGTACTGCTTATGAAGCTTCACGATCGTAGGACGACCTAAATCCGCGACATTCGGGTACGCTTGAAGAAGCTCAAGAGGTAAATCTGCAGCTTTCAGTGCACCACTCACTAACGCCTCACTGCACTGGAACATTTTCGCCAAAGCTTTCTGATCTTCCGCTTCCCCACTCTCTAACTTGGCAAGCATTTCTTTGCCTTTTTCAAAAAGTGACAACGGCTTATGGGCATTTGCCACGTCAGAAAGAAACTTAGCGTGTTCCCCACTGATGTTTTCGCCTACATAAATTAAGAACTCTTTTTCAGCCAAGATACATGACATTCGACGGCGGCTACCGTCAAGGACTTCAATCTTGCCATCTTCTCTTCTTCGACCAACCGCTGGGTACTGCTGTCCGCGTTCTCTGAGCGTGACTAAAACATCCGACAATGCATGCTCATTCAGGAACGATTGCTCACGTGCGTTTTCTGAAAAGACGATGGTATTTTCACTGACTTCATTTGCCGGGATACGAATGAGTTCAAACTGAACCGTATCTTCACCGGCAACAGCCAATTCAATCACTTGAGCCTGCTCTTTCGCAGCCTGTTGAGCTTGCTGAGGCGTTGTTACATGGCGCTTGTTCGCCTTACCAAATAATCTTGCGTTTAAATCTGAAGTTTTAATTGCCATTACCTAATTACCCCTGATTTAGTGATGTCCAATGACTATGAAGTACACGCTCTAGCTCTAATGCACTTTTCTGCACCGCATCTTGCGCGGTCGCGAGCGTTTTCTTACCACCTTCAAAATCACTTGTTGTTAAGTCAAATACGGTACTGTACGTATCCGCACACGTTTCGAATGCTCGACTGCGAGGAATTGTCGCCATCATAACTTGATCACCTAGCAAATAGTTCATCTCAGTCAGGACTGCGACTTGCTTTTTGTTGTCATCCTCAAACATGGTAGGCATCAGGCGAACAAACTCTAGCCCTTGCCAATCATCTGGGAACATTTCATATACCGTCGGCAAGTGTTGGAAAAAGTTAACCGTAGAAGCCCAGTCCAAACGCTTAGCAGCACACGGAATAAGTAACGCATTCGATGCGTACATTGCGTTCCAAACTAGCGGGTCTACGTGTGGACCTGTATCGATCATAATAACGTCAAAATCATCCGCTATTTTGTCGATCAGTTTTTCTTTAAGTAGCTTAACAATGTCTAGAGACTGGTTTTGAGACAAATTCTGCCACGCTTCTGCATTAAACATCGCATCTTCAGGGAACGCAGACACTGTCTTCAAGTTTGGATATTGCGTAGGTAGAAGGACATTCTTACGCAGGAACTCCGCGTCTACTTCTGTCCCCTCTGGCACGTTGTCCAGCATAACATCGACAGCAGAATAGATATTTTCATGATCCGTTGTACTAATTTGCGGGTTCAGGAACAAACGAAGTGAACCTTGTGGATCAAGGTCAACCAAACAAATACGGTAACGTTTATCTAAATTTAACGCTAAGCAAGCCGCTAAATGCACGGCTGTCATGGATTTACCTGTACCACCCTTTTGGTTCTGTACGTTGATAATCCATGGTTTATTGTCACCATGTTTCTTACGCTCATGGAATTTTGGCACGCCAGCCGCGTCCATCAACATATGCGCTTCTTGAAGCGAAATTGAATAGTGATTGGCATTATTTTTTGTAAACTGGTGACCTGACTCTTCTAACTTGCTGATAGCGTCATCCAGTTTACGTCGGGTTAAACCTGAGCGAGTTTCCATCAATGCCTTTGACATTGGCGGAAAGTGATCATCGCTTCGTTCTTCCAAAACAATCTCAATACGATCAGCTTGCACCTGTGCTGTTTGCTCAGCTAACTGAATGAGACTCTCAATGGTTTGTTCTCTTTTCATTGCCAAATTCCGTTATTAATGACTTAGTTACGATTGTACAGCATTGCAATCTATAGACAATAAAAAGGTGAACAATCACTTATAGATGAAAATCACATTAAATAGAAAACTTTCATTACTTTTAATGTCGGTGAACAAAAAGTAGCAAAATTGACAGGTTATTTTTGATTGGTAAACCCTAGCTAACAGGTAAACTTTTAAAGTGTTACATTGTCACTAATTTACAATGTAAACATATTTAACGGTAATTTTTCCCGGAACGATTAACTTTAGTACATATTTTACGGGAGATG
Protein-coding regions in this window:
- a CDS encoding ParA family protein, which translates into the protein MKREQTIESLIQLAEQTAQVQADRIEIVLEERSDDHFPPMSKALMETRSGLTRRKLDDAISKLEESGHQFTKNNANHYSISLQEAHMLMDAAGVPKFHERKKHGDNKPWIINVQNQKGGTGKSMTAVHLAACLALNLDKRYRICLVDLDPQGSLRLFLNPQISTTDHENIYSAVDVMLDNVPEGTEVDAEFLRKNVLLPTQYPNLKTVSAFPEDAMFNAEAWQNLSQNQSLDIVKLLKEKLIDKIADDFDVIMIDTGPHVDPLVWNAMYASNALLIPCAAKRLDWASTVNFFQHLPTVYEMFPDDWQGLEFVRLMPTMFEDDNKKQVAVLTEMNYLLGDQVMMATIPRSRAFETCADTYSTVFDLTTSDFEGGKKTLATAQDAVQKSALELERVLHSHWTSLNQG
- a CDS encoding GNAT family N-acetyltransferase; translation: MVVTQKYIHQLFSAASADHHRYGVVLRGDREWQLEWLKQLANEKIGSHIFQLGGEVLSFTTKGVAISKGQQLLGQECQLLICDLSEGFDANSFSAAIGCVVGGGLVVILPNCSPSCSFDEQWLDRALEKLVVVRQHEALPKVPNCRPSSLEPYAQQNRAVEGVRKVIEGRRKRPLVITADRGRGKSSALGIAAAQLMQSRTMHIIVTAPSIATIQPVFEHALRLLPQAIGEKNKIRFEGSILEFVAPDELLRSTPYCDCIFVDEASAIPIPMLKKMVDHYHRAVFSTTVHGYEGCGRGFTLKFQAWLAKHRPGYNHIHLDQPIRWNVSDPLEDWHFDSFLLDAELDELGSTDTSDISLNHISKQQLFEQPQKLRSCFALLVNAHYQTSPNDLMLLLADETIQLYAAFAGDICVGCILTVQEGGLDSDTIAQIQLGKRRPKGHLVATTLANQLGVADAARLSSIRIMRIAVHPQRQNQGVGERLLSQLKEISSADFYSTSFGATSELVSFWKKCGFTPVKLGSTREQSSGTHSLIMVSAQDTWLNHVKCYFRQFMHFSLSSLFQDLEIDLVRALVDGDNSEVAHTHFIPLVENYTLGGASFDSVAPMLDSYWKSCPVLINSASDLVIRKLIQQYSWEQCAREFSLAGRKQVEQQLRSDLSVLLSPIIAYSNLHCKTQTSTPR
- a CDS encoding ParB/RepB/Spo0J family partition protein — encoded protein: MAIKTSDLNARLFGKANKRHVTTPQQAQQAAKEQAQVIELAVAGEDTVQFELIRIPANEVSENTIVFSENAREQSFLNEHALSDVLVTLRERGQQYPAVGRRREDGKIEVLDGSRRRMSCILAEKEFLIYVGENISGEHAKFLSDVANAHKPLSLFEKGKEMLAKLESGEAEDQKALAKMFQCSEALVSGALKAADLPLELLQAYPNVADLGRPTIVKLHKQYNTLNDEKRSVLLGKCESDDGFVWQRSSAQGVARITKDVTETIEAWIEELAPSKAKTVSKTDLVKGRASYVRKGNDLSLNLKKVDELLMQEILDFVSSKLK